Within Spinacia oleracea cultivar Varoflay chromosome 4, BTI_SOV_V1, whole genome shotgun sequence, the genomic segment TTCCTTTCTCAAGAACTTGGACCATACCCATACTTTGTCAGAcaccgtatgctcaacctccacATCAGAAACTACTTTCGAAGTAATAAGTGTTACGTAACATACCCGCATACATTGGATCTGGACTTCAACGAACTTCGCATCCGTATATAGTTTCTGGAACTTCCTCTCCACAGCAAACTCTCCAACCAAAGACCGAGTAAAACGACAGCAGTTCACATCAGCAGCTTTTTCATCATTGGCCCTACTTTCCATGGCCTTGCAGTACCTAGGAGCAAACTGATATAATCTCGTATTCTTCTTCAAGTACCCGTCGAATAAACTGTTAATACTCTCAACCCTCTGAGTCGTCTGCATCCCCGCCCAAAAAATATGCTTCACATATGCAGGTATCCACATTTCTCGCTGATTATACAACCCTATACATTTAAAAAAGGTCATTTGGTAAATTAACAACAAAGGAATTGAACATGAAAGACATTCTTACCAAAGACAATGCCATATATGAAATACCTACCACATTGCACATGTAAATCAAATATTTATTGCAGTTTGGTACATAATTAAATGAAAACGTGTACCAATCCAAAATGTTATCGCGGTTTCGTATGATGTATACTTTACCATATCACGATTAGAATTAAAAGTAGTACCAAACCATGATAAATACCTACTAGCCACTTGTAGCTTTCCTTAGCCTCCTTCAGCTTGAAAGTTTCCACCACTTCAGCCCAACCTTCTTCGAATTCAACAGGGGTCAAACTGTTGTATATGACATTCTGTAGGGCAACTTTTATTTGGGGAAAATCAGTCATCGAACCCAATTTTCGGCTGAACTTCTGCATAATATGCCACATACACCAACGATGTCTGGTTTTAGGCATTGGCATTGCTATTCTAATTGCCTTCCTCATAGCCGCATCCTGGTCGCTCATAATAGCAGCGGGAGCTTTACCCCCCATACAAGACAACCATGCCCTAAAGAGCCAAACGAACGTTTCCGCGGTTTCATGAGACACTAATGCACATCCAAGCAAAATTGTTTGCCCATGGTGATTCACCCCAACAAAGTTCGAAAATGGAAACTCATACTTGTTTGTCAAGTACGTGGAGTCAAAACAAACCACATCCCCAAAATACACATACGCGGCTCTGCTACGAGCATCAACCCACATTACATCCTGCAACTTCCCTGTTTTATCAAGCCGGTGGAGATGGAATTTTTTTTGATTATCCTTTGTCATTTTATCTAAATAATTTATCATTGCAACAACATCCCCATCTCGTAGCCTCAATCGCATCCTCCTATTCAAAATATTATGCACGTCTTTCTTTGTAAAACCAATATTCTCTACACCATTCCTTCTTCCCGCTAAGTTATTGAAAATCTGAGCCACAGGTGCACCTGAATCGTGATCATTTTCAATCTGTTTCAGGATTGTCTGAGTTATTTTCCTGACCCGGAACATGGAAATATGGTTGGACTTGGTAGGAGTGGGAATGTGGTTCAAATGTTCAGTAACAACACTCTTCACAACCCATAAATTCTCTTTGGTCCGAGCCCCATATAGCATAACAGGACAACTACACTTCTTCGTCTTCCTCTTAAGAATTGGTTCCTCTGCGCAGGTAACTACCCTGCCATTCACCATCCGCCGGTATTTTGGCCTTCCATGACACTCACACCTCCAAACATAGGTCCTCAGGGAATTCGATTTGCCCGTTTCACTGTCTTTCACCCCGCTCTTATTCCCTCCCATACACACTACACCAAAACCTTGTTGCTCCCCATAGGATCGAAAATAGTTATTCAATGCTTCGCAATTAGCAAAAGACATTCCAACAGAAGGGGTCGGTAGAACGGGACCTTTGTTCCGCTTCGTAGGAGTTGTATACATATCTGCGTTAATGGTTGAAACCCCATCTCCATCACCAGGGCCGCCAATGTCTCCATCCTCCATACAAGTAGTGTTTCGCCCCACTCCCATTTCTCCGGATTCATCATAATTATCATCATTAACCTCATTCAGGTCATCATCATTTTCAATACACAATTCTTCATCTAATTCATCTCCTTCATCTAATGCTTCATCATAATCATCCACAACATCATCCTCGTCATCTTCCCAACGTTCTTCACCAACTTCTACCTCCTCAACTCCCCCATCTTCAGACTCTACACCATCACCTACCCCATCATCTTCGTCAAACCCATCATCACTACAATATTCCCCTACATCATCCAACAACTCTTCCTCCCCATCCAATTCAAGAACCTACATAATGAAATTTATTGTGTTTAATTTGGAGTATGGTACAGGCTTCCGATACCAAACCTTAAAAATGTTTACCAATGAGTTCGTGTTCCCCATTGCCTTTTTCTCTTTTAACAAAATGTTTTCCGTAATTTCACAATTTATCAATAACAATACCCTAAATTTTATTCCAATCATCGTTGAGATCCTAATTATTATCCCAATCATCTTTATCCTAATTTTTTCCCCCATATTTCGTAACCAAATTCAAACCGTAATTTCAACATCTCAAATTTATAACAtggataataaaaaaattcatacCATAACTAATTCTCAGTCTCTACTCACTGAATTGAATGACCTCGTTTTAATAAATATTTCGAAATTATTTTTCCACTAATACTTGAATGCATTTATTGTATGAAAAAATGAAATATTTGGTTTATTTACAACTAATTACGGAAACTTGGAAACATACCTGGTTTAATTGCAACCTCCTTTTGCTTCCAACCACTCCTTCACCCTCCTTAGAAGTTCTCATTTCCGGCGCCTACCAATTTTTGGCCAACTTATCCACGCCTACTTCATGACAAACACCATACACAAGGTGAGCCCAGCTTCCACATTCGAGGGCTTCATTCATACggatttcaaaattttaatcaaacAAATCAGATCTGAAAGATAATTATGAAATTGGGGGAAGAAATTGGGGGAAGAAATTAAACAGAATAGAAATTAAAGTTTACGGAAAAAAAATTATGCAAATAATTTCAGagtgatttccttcaatattgtttaaAGAACGTCAAATTCTCAAAATGCGCCACATTTTAatttaattcccaccataccgtccacgtcagcattaaaaccggtttttttttttttttttttttaacgaagcgacactaaaccgctatctcaggtagCGGTTGACTTTATCTCTGGTTTACAATCACGTACTATTTATAAAtggttaaaaagaaataaacacaTTAGGTAGGATTCGAACCCATGACCTCCTGGGTAGAAACAACACACTCTATCCACTGAGCTGCAGACACAATTGATGTCACTAGAGGTTACTTCTAAattatatttctatttaaactgtaattcatgtttaaaataatttacaattaagtaaaccgccatctgagatagcggttttgtttaatgcaaaccgctatctgatatagcggtttataacattgaaccgccatctgagatggcggtttgctttaaaatgaaaccgctatctcatatggcggttcaatgctgaaccggaaaaaaaaatttacttctctttctcccttgcttacgtggacggtatggtgggaaataacttaaaaagtaacgtatttatggaattattggatctttgtgcaatattgaaggaaatcgctcataATTTCACCATTTTTGCCGCCTAAAATTTCAGCATTGACATTGGCGCAATTGGGAAagttttcactctctctctacaATTTCACCAAAATTCCATGACGCTAAGAATTaatcccatttcctttttcttttctaactAAAATGACCCCACTTCTGATTTTAGTATTATTCTATTGCTAGTATACCATTTAAATGGTATACCTAGTATACACAAAGACTTCCTCGTTTGACAGTGGGCACACGAAACGGTTCCTGAAAATTATCAATATCGTTAACATGATCAATTCATGATCACTAGAATCAAACACCCAAACATCTCTATATCGGTATATCCTCATCTCCATCTCCATCTCCATCTCCTGCACTACATTGCATCTTCGTTGAAACATTTGAAGCTTTATCATTACAATTCCTGCAATGTCTTTGTTCAATGGTTTAATTTCTCCTTCCATTTGGGGAACTGATTTGTGCTTAAATAAAGGCATTCACCTCATAATCAACCGCCTAAATTTTCCCAAAAACTTCAACCCatcaatttctagggtttatgcATTGTCTAACGACAATCAACCTAATTACAAGATGAATTTGAATGAGTATATGGTCACCTTAGACAAGCCTCTCGGTATTCGTTTCGCTCTTTCGCTTGACGGCAAGGTTTTCATCCACTCTCTCCTAAAAGGGGTCAGTTCTTTTAATTTGCACTCTTTTTTAATCTTTCTGGTTTGTTTTAACGAAATTGTTAACCCTTAGACCTGCATACTATATCATAACCCGTCGTTTCATTGAATGGTTTTCGCTTGCAGGGGAATGCGGAGAAATCAAGGATAATAATGGTAGGGGATACTTTGAAGAAGGCAGGTGATTCTTCTGATGGCCAGTTTATTGAGATCAAGGACATTGGTGATGCACAGTATACATTTCTTTTACTTTTCAaccttttgttttttaatttgttatgaTATCTTTTGGATAGTTTTTCGTTTTTGAATGGTTTGCTGTATTACACCAATTGGAAATCTTTCTGAAATGTGAATGACTTATAATGCCAATTTTTAATCAATGAATTCATCATTTGTATGGGGCATTACCATGAAATCAGAAAGTAATTGAATACCTGGCTCCAGTGGCCCTATTCATTCGGCATCATTTGGAATCTCACAGAGCATGTAAATAGTCGCCCACTCTTGTGGAAGTTGGCAAGAATAGGAAGGATAACTAGTTCATTACTAATGCATGCACGACTTGTTGTTAATATGTGAAATGAAGAGGGTTTTGAGTAGATATTGCTTTCAGCTGTGGgtgtataatttgttttggcTTGCTGCTTTCTATTATGATCAAATAGGTTCCTCATGTATGGACTACTTTTATAGTTACTCCACCTATTAACAATCTTTCCCTTGAGTGGAGTAAGGAATTTTCTTAGGGAAGTTAGAGATAAATAGGTGAGATACTTTGTCAGTTTGCGTAACTGGGAAGTGTGTTTCTTATAACTTTATATTGTGCAACTATTAGGAGTTTGCTATTGAGAAATTTCCTCCATCacttgctacgtatattttgatATACCAATATGCCTAAAAAGCTATTCCCAGAAACAGTATAACACGTCCCATCTTGTTGGTGAACTACTGAACAACCGGGTTTAAACAATTTAGTACTTGTTCTGTTATTCATGGCTTGATTCTTGTGTGGTTTCTCTCAGGAGTATGCTCAAGGAGAGAAATGGATCTTTTAGCCTGGTTCTCGAGCGACCTTTTTCACCCTTCCCCATAGAAGAGCTGCTTTCAATGGATTACCTTGACATTCTGTTCAATAGAGGTCATGTCCCTGTAGCCACATGGAGCAAGACCCTAGTGGCTTCAGTTTTGCAGGGGTCTAATGAGAGCAGTGGAAATTCAGGATTTGTAGTCTTCTCTTCAAAGTTTCTTGTATCACGGGCATGGAAGATGCTGACTTGTCAAAATGGAAATGGCCATCCACTTGTACAAGTTAACACTTTCCCACCACCGCTTACCCATCTTGTTTGCATATCTGCGGAAGAAGATTCCACTGACGCTGAATGGGCTCATGGAAGCTTTCCATTAGGTGAATACACCAAGGCAATTGATCGTTCCAAAGGAGAAATATACTATAATCACTCTCTTGGTATGCAATACAGCAAGGTGCGGTGCTCTGCTACCTTCTTTGGTGTAACTCtttgtcccccccccccccccctcccccccctcTTAAGTCctcttttcattttttgtaaTATATGTAGTGCTTGTTTGGTTGGCGTTCAAGATGTTTGGCAGGAAATGGTTTCTTGAGggaaaatttataaataaccCCAATTTGGTGATCTTATCTAACTTTGTGTCAACTAAAGAATAATTGCAACTTTGGAGGTTTTTTTTTGGttggttttgttttttaatttttttcgtttaaaataaaataatttatttaacgTTAAACGTAAAAAAGTCCCCCTTCCCCCAATAAATTTGGGGGCGTGGGTGGTAACTAATGGAGTTTGTGTAATAAAGAAATAGGAGAGAGAGTGTTGCAAGTTGGTTTTGTGTGGGGGTATTAAGGGGTAAAACTTTGCCAAAATAGGTCTAAAGTAGAAGTGTAACTAACAAAAAAGCGGATGCAAATGGAAAAAACCGATAGGAGTGTTATTTTCACCGTAAAAGTAAATTTATACGAGTAGTTATACATATTTATTGACAGACTATTTTGAGAATATATCCCCAAGTTGGAATTATATTGAGCTAGGAGGTTAGTCAAAATTGAAATTATATccctatgatttttttttttctgttttataAGTATGAAACattacaatataataattgtcaaaattttattGAACTTATACAACCAGGATTGCACTGCCCACACTTTTTTTTGAGTTAGCTTCAATCCCTATTTCTCGTGACATTTTGTTTAGAATACTTGATGTATGATATTTTACTAGTCGACTTGATGTATGATATTTTACTAGTCGACTTGATGTATGATACTTGAGTAACGTAAATTTATGATTGATAAGGAATTATTACTTCAGAGAAACTAATTTTATGTAAGCTTGAGTGATTATTACTTGGAGAAATGACTACAAAAATCAATTTTCTATAGTATACATGATGCAATTACTATGTAGTTACTTTCGTGATATTACCTGAACATAGCCGTGGAAGGATTCATCTTTCTTTTTTATACAACTCCCTTAAAATTATAATTTGTACTTTCACATCTTATTTGGTTTACCAGCCCTAATTTTTAGATTAGTCTCCTTGACTTGTCATGCCTGTAATTAGATGATTAGGTGTATTTCTGAGTACTACATTAACGACCACTACTTTGCAATGTGACAATGTCCCATAAACCATCCACTCATCCAGGCTAGATCGCCAGCAAAATTGTAGCGGGCTTCAAGCGAGGGTCCGTAGGTTCTTCAGCTATCATATGTCCATGCCTGATGTTTATGTAATAGAAGGGttttattacttatttattGATATGTTTGTGTTTCTGTCAGATTACTGAACAGTTATACGTAGGTTCCTGCATACAAACAGAAACCGATGTCGAGGCTCTATCAAGTTTGGTGAGTGCTATTGTGGTCATCTACATGTTAACTCTATTCTCTGTTGAAGGCATTAATGTCGTTACTGACTTATGATGAACATGTACCAGGGAATCACTGCTGTCTTAAATTTCCAGAGTCCGATTGAAGCAGAAAACTGGGGAATCAACTCTAATTCTATCAAGGAGCGTTGTCAAAAATGTAATATTCTGATGATCAATTACCCCATAAGGTGACTGGTGCTTCATTGTTGAtgattcttttcttttctttatctGGCCTTAAGTTTATTACTTCTATTGCCGTAGGGTTTGCTGAATAGAAGTGGGTTAGctctttttttcttcaaaattttcTTTCAACAAACTATTAAGGTGATAAGGAATTATAATTTTATGTAAGTAATTGATTCCTGATTATTTATGGGTTCTGTATTCTGCAAATAATGAGATAAAAATTTGATTTGAGAAAGTGGATTCCCTTGAATTACGCCGATTTAGAAATACCATCACTATGTTGTGCTATCGTCTGTACATGCAAAAGGTGGATATCTTTATTTGTTAttgttttattgttattttttttatcacctttttggcatttttgtaatcaattttgattttgcAGGGAAGGAGACTCCTTTGATATGAGGAAGAAACTGCCTTTTTCTGTGGGACTCTTACTACGCCTGTTGAAAAAGAACCACCGGGTTTTTGTTACTTGTACTTCAGGCTTTGACCGTTCTCCAGCATGTGTCATTGCTTATCTGCACTGGATGATGGATACTTCACTGAACGCGGCTTATAATTTTGTCACTGGACTACACACTTGCAGGCCTAACAGGTGCTTCTTGATATAAAGACGTCAGTAATCAATGTATCAATAATCACCACTGTCTGTAAAGTCATCTGAAATTGGATCCCTTTCCTTGATATTTTTTATTCATAGCTCGACAATCCTCTCTTACCTGGAGGGCGATAACTCGATAAGAGatctaaaaaggaaaaaaggttATGTAATGCAAAGACACTGTCCCACAGGCATTAACTGAAATAGGGTCGACGGAGGGTGATATAGGGTAGGAGAGATAGGATCTAACTCATCTGAGGTTACTTGAGGGAATGGTTTAGCCAGCTATAATTCATTGTCTTAGGACAGTTACTCTAACCAATGACTGGCTATTTATGACATTATTTGCTGTTATAATTAATTCCTGCTTATACAGTTAGGTTAAAATGTTAGACATTTAGAGTTAATCATTGGAGATCTGAATGCAGGCCTGCAATAGCTTGGGCAACATGGGATCTCATAGCCATGGTAGATAAAGATAGACATGATAGGCCAGCAACCCATGCTGTGATATTTGTCTGGAACGGACAAGAGGTAGTTGATTCTTTTTCCAGGGTCTGTGTTATCCCTCTTGTTTGTCTCTGTAACTCCAATTTCATGTTTTATCAAATAGTCTATGGCtctttacatttattaattacgagtgtttgattaatttgtttttAATGGCAGGGTGAAGATGTGTGCTTGGTCGGGGATTTCACTGGTAATTGGAAAGATCCAATTAAGGCAGTGCACAAAGGAGGCCCAAGATATGAAATTGACATTCGACTACCACAAGGGAAGTAAGTATAAGCTCATGTATGCAATATTGTATCAGTTTATGATTATAATGGAGAACGAAATAAGAAAATTAATTTTGCTTTTCTGTGCACCCTTAGTCAAATAGTCGGAGATTATTTTTGCGGGGTGCGGTTGTAATGAATCAGATATTCAGAACCAGTTGCAATTAACCGAGAGATATAAGCGATTAACCAGAATATAAGCAAGGCAAAAATGGAACAAAATTGAGTAATAAGAAAGTTGTTAAAAATTAAGGATAATGGAGAACACCAGTCAAGCATTGGAGAGGCCTGTACAATCTCTTTTTTCCTTTGGTCTCTGAAAACAGAGAATCACATCCCAAAATCAACATGactctctttctctcctctcttcCCCCTTTTATTACATTCTCATTACAGTTTCTTACACCTTTCTAACCAACTATCTGGTAATCTGGTAGCATATATTCTCCTTAATGGGATGATGGTGTCTGCCCACAGTACCCTTTTCCTTTCGCCTGAGTCAGCAAAACAGGTGGCCTTGTAGGTTTCATTGTTGTTTCGACCTAATACTCCGATGGCCCGATTGATATTTCATTATTCAATATGGGAATGGAAATCCTTATTGCATACGGGGCTTGGAAGTTAGTCATGGTGGGTCAAGGAGACCGCAAAGCCACGATAGAAATAAGAGGAGATAGAGAAGTGAATTTAAATTTACAGTCTTGAATATTTGATATACTTGGACAAATGTATCACATCTAGATTACTATCAGATCCATGGTTTAGATTGACCCTAATCTGAAATTAGATCGCCAATTGGGAAAAGAAAGGATTAAAGCATAAGGCTTTTGTTTGCTGGATAATTTCGAGTCGACGTATGTGATTGCTGAAGGCTTATCACGTGAATGTTCTTATTTTTTTCCAGTTAaatccaaattaaatgaaaggaaaaatccataaatactccctccgcttTTTGGGTTCTTCCTTTCCGTTTTGAGTTGTTTTTTGGTGTGTTCT encodes:
- the LOC110782795 gene encoding phosphoglucan phosphatase LSF1, chloroplastic isoform X1; protein product: MSLFNGLISPSIWGTDLCLNKGIHLIINRLNFPKNFNPSISRVYALSNDNQPNYKMNLNEYMVTLDKPLGIRFALSLDGKVFIHSLLKGGNAEKSRIIMVGDTLKKAGDSSDGQFIEIKDIGDAQSMLKERNGSFSLVLERPFSPFPIEELLSMDYLDILFNRGHVPVATWSKTLVASVLQGSNESSGNSGFVVFSSKFLVSRAWKMLTCQNGNGHPLVQVNTFPPPLTHLVCISAEEDSTDAEWAHGSFPLGEYTKAIDRSKGEIYYNHSLGMQYSKITEQLYVGSCIQTETDVEALSSLGITAVLNFQSPIEAENWGINSNSIKERCQKCNILMINYPIREGDSFDMRKKLPFSVGLLLRLLKKNHRVFVTCTSGFDRSPACVIAYLHWMMDTSLNAAYNFVTGLHTCRPNRPAIAWATWDLIAMVDKDRHDRPATHAVIFVWNGQEGEDVCLVGDFTGNWKDPIKAVHKGGPRYEIDIRLPQGKYYYKYIVNGQWRHSTTSPTERDDSGNVNNIIIIGDTASVRPSVQQHKKDANIVKVIERQLTENERFMLAKAARCIAFSICPIRLVPK
- the LOC110782795 gene encoding phosphoglucan phosphatase LSF1, chloroplastic isoform X2 — its product is MLKERNGSFSLVLERPFSPFPIEELLSMDYLDILFNRGHVPVATWSKTLVASVLQGSNESSGNSGFVVFSSKFLVSRAWKMLTCQNGNGHPLVQVNTFPPPLTHLVCISAEEDSTDAEWAHGSFPLGEYTKAIDRSKGEIYYNHSLGMQYSKITEQLYVGSCIQTETDVEALSSLGITAVLNFQSPIEAENWGINSNSIKERCQKCNILMINYPIREGDSFDMRKKLPFSVGLLLRLLKKNHRVFVTCTSGFDRSPACVIAYLHWMMDTSLNAAYNFVTGLHTCRPNRPAIAWATWDLIAMVDKDRHDRPATHAVIFVWNGQEGEDVCLVGDFTGNWKDPIKAVHKGGPRYEIDIRLPQGKYYYKYIVNGQWRHSTTSPTERDDSGNVNNIIIIGDTASVRPSVQQHKKDANIVKVIERQLTENERFMLAKAARCIAFSICPIRLVPK